The region GACGCTCCCATAGCCTTGAGGCTTTCCAAGGGAGACAGTACCACCGAGGAGGGCTTGGCAAAAAACAACGTACTGGCGAGCTACCTCCACATCCATTTCGGAAGCGACAGGACGATACCGGAGAGTTTTCTTGAAACCGCTCTAAGATGGCAAGAAAAAAGGGCATAGGACATTTGACAAACCGGGCCGAAGCCCTATCATTTTCAGACAGACACGTAGACGTCTCTTTTCGGAAAGTCCGGTGAAAATCCGGCGCGGACCCGCCACTGTATCCTCCTGCCTCCGCAGGGGGGGAGCCAGATCGCGAGAAGAAGACGAAGGCAGAAAGCTCCGCGAGGTTCGGACCGATAAAAGGCAGACCCTCAAGGGTCTGCCTTTTTAGATTTAGGAGGAAAAAAATGACTCAGAGATTCATGGCTCCCGCCGACATAGAGGCAAAGAGCTTCAGGATACTCCAGGAAAAGATGGGTCCGTTCCACGGAACGGAGGAGGAGCTGGCCATAGTCACCAGGGTGGCCCACGCCACGGCCGACGTGGATTTCGGCATGAGCCTGTACATCCACGAAGGGGCTATAGAATCGGGGTTATCCGCCCTTCGGTCGGGAGCGCCGGTTATAACCGACGTCGAGATGGTCCGGGCCGGAATAAGAAAAGACGGCTTGGAGAGCATGGGAGGCAGGGTACTGACCTTCCTGAACGACCCCGAAGTGGCCGAGATGGCCAGAGACACTGCGAACGCCACCAGGTCTCAGATGGCCATGAGGAAGGCACTTCCCCACATGGAAGGAGCCATCGTCGCCATAGGCAACGCCCCTACCGCCCTCTTCGAGATCATAGACAGGATAAAGGCGAAGGAAGCCAGCCCTGCTCTGGTAATCGGAATGCCCATAGGTTTCGTCGGAGCCGCCGAGTCTCATCAGGAACTGATAGAGCTCGATTATCCGTCCATAACCGCCCCTGGGCCCAAGGGAGGAAGTCCCGTCGCAGCCGCGATAGTGAACGCCCTTATAAAACTGGCCCTCAGACCATGACGGCCCGATTCGAATCTCTGGGGTCCGTCGGAGGGCTCAGACGAGGGTTCACCTCGGGCACGTCGGTCCAAGCCGCGGCCAAGGCGGCCGCCTATATGGCCGTAACCGGAGAGACGACGGACACCGTGGCGGTGGAACTGCCAAACGGGATGGAGTTTGAGGTCCCGGTGGAGGACGCCACAATAGGAGAAGGATGGGCTTCCTGCTGCGTGATCAAGAGATCCGGAGACGACCCTGACGTTACGGACGGACACAGGTTCTGCTGCACCGTGAGGATATCGGACCTTCCAGGCGTGACGATCATAGGGGGCAAGGGCGTAGGCAAGGTCACAAAGGAAGGGCTGCCTATTCCTCCTGGAGAGCCTGCCATAAACCCCACTCCCAGAAAGATGATCCTAAGGGACCTCTCCGCTCTGACACCTGACGGCAAGGGACTGGAGGTGACGGTTTCCATACCGGACGGAGAGGATCTGGCTAAAAAGACATGGAACCCCAGACTGGGAATCGAGGGAGGGATCTCGGTCATAGGCACCACCGGCATAGTGGAACCCAAGTCGACCGCAGCCTGGGAGGCGTCCATCGATGTCTACGTCAGGGTGGCAGCCAAAGAGGTCGAAAAGGGCCCCCTGTTCCTCCCTCTCGGGTATATCGGGGAAAAACTCCTGAAAGAGAGATTCGATATCCCGGCGGAGAAGATCGTCAAGACCGGAGACAAGGTGGGCTACACGCTTGAACGATGTATCGCCGAGGGGATAGAGAAAACCCTCATCGTAGGGCATATCGGCAAGCTTACCAAGCTGGCCGCAGGTATATTCGACACCAACTACAGATCGGGAGACGGAAGACTGGAGACCGTGGCGGCATGGGCCGGAGCCTCTGGGGCGTCTCAATCTGTGATTCGAGAGATATTGGACCTCAAACTGGCCGAGGCGGCGGTTCCCATAATAATACGAGAGGGTCTTGAGGAAACCTTCAGCCACATATCCAGACGATCTCAGGAACGGCTGACGGAGTTCCTCAAGGGAGAAATGGAGATAGCCACTGCCCTAACCGACCTGGAGGGAACGATCCTGTCCACCTGGCCTGAAGACGTCATGGAGGGGAAATCATGGAAAAAATTCACATCGTAGGGGTGGGGCCTGGATCCAGGGATTACCTCCTTCCTATAGCCCTAAAGGTAATAGAGGGCTCCAACACCCTCCTGGGATCCCCAAGACTTCTGGAGATGTTCTCCGATATGGCGGACAAGAAAACGGTGGCCCTGTCGGGATCTCCGTCGGAGGCGCTTGAAATCATCTTGAAGAGAGGTCGAAACGAGAGGATGGCCGTCCTGGTCTCCGGAGATCCCTGTTTCTTCAGTCTGGGCAGCTCCCTGGCGGCATCCCTTCCGGAAGATCAATACGAGATCATACCGGGACTGAGCTCGGTCTCCCTGGCCTTCTCCAGACTGGGAATATCCTGGCAGGATGGGACCTTCGTGAGCGTCCACGGAAGACCTCTGGAATCATTGAACGAACTGCAAAAAGAGACCGGCCCGATAGCTATCCTGACCGGAGGGCTCAACAACCCGATGGAGGTGGCCTCGAAACTTCTAAAAATAGGGGCATCGGATAGAAAGTGCTGGACTATGTCGAACCTGGGGACCGACGACGAGAGGGTCGAATCGACAAAACTATCCGATCTGTCCGAAGAGGATCGAGCTTCCTGGCCCTCTTTGACCCTGGTCCTTCTGGAGCCCCTGTCATGATAGGCCCTTTTACGGACGACTCATTCATCAGAGAGCCATCGATACCTCTGACAAAAGCCCCGATAAGGGCGATCGTAACGTCTCTATTACAACCCCTCCACGGATCCGTCCTGGGAGAGGTGGGAACCGGAAGCGGAGGCATAACGGCGGAGCTGGCAAGACAGGTGGGACCTGGAAAGGTCTTCTCTCTGGACCCGTCGGAAAGGGCTCTCGATCTGGCGTCCAGGAACCTGTCTAAAATGGGTTTAACGGACAGGGTGACTTTGATCTGTGGAAAAGCGCCGGAGGATCTTACCTCCTTCCCCCCCTTGGACGGCCTGACGATAGGAGGACACGGAGGACGGCTTACATCCATAATCCGAGCCGGTCTATCCAAACTCAAGGAGAACGGAAGAATAATCGTCACGGCCAACATGCCCTCTACGGCGGACGAGGCCCTAAAGGCCCTGGAGTCCCTGTCGATAGAGCCCTCCATGTGGCAACTGGCCCCCTCGGAGGGACGGAGGACCAAGGCGGGATGGATGCTGAAAGCCTTGAATCCCACCTTCATAGTGTGGGGAGATCGGAAGGGGAACTGCTTATGATAGAGAATGCCAAGACGGTGAATTTCGTCGGGGCCGGACCTGGCGCTCCGGACCTAATAACGGTAAGGGGAAGCGAGCTTCTAAAGACCGCGGATCTGGTCGTGTACGCCGGCAGCCTGGTGAACCCGGAGATTCTGGAGATCTGCAGGGACGACTGCACAATCATGGACTCGGCCTCCATGTCGTTGGAGGAACAGGTGTCCGCCATGGCCGTCTCCGCCGAGACCGGATCTTCGGTGGTTCGACTCCATACCGGAGACCCCAGCCTTTACGGAGCTGTGGCGGAACAGAAAAGGCTGTTGGAGGAACGAGGGATCGAGGTTCGATTCGTACCTGGCGTAAGCAGCCTGCAGGCGACTGCTGCCGCTTTGGGCATCCAGTACACCGTTCCGGGAGAGACCCAGACCCTGATATGCACCAGACGAGGGGGAAGGACCCCCGTTCCAGAGAGAGAGTCGCTGGACAAACTGGCGGCTCACGGCTCGACCATAGTGCTCTTTCTCACGGCCGGGCAGGTGAAGGAAGCCACCGACGAACTGATAGAGGGGGGGCTCGATCCCGAGACCCCCGCCGCCTGCGTCTACCGAGCCTCCTGGGACGACGAGATCATCCTTCGCTCCGACCTCTCCTGGCTTGCCGAGGCTATGAGAGAAAGGGGAATAGACCACCAGGCTCTCATAGTTATAGGTAAATGCCTAGACCCAGGAGAAACCTCCAGTCTGCTCTACGACAGCGGTTTCTCTCACCGATTCAGGGAGGGTTCCCTTTGAACATAACGGTCTTCGCGATCTCTGCCAGGGGGAAATCGGTAGGGAAAAGATGCGCCGAGGCTTTGAACGGTAAACTGATAACTCCCAGGAGAGACGAACTGAAAGCATCTCTGTCCGAAATCTGGCATGGATCGGACGCCGTGGTGATGATAGGGTCCACCGGAGTGGCAGTCAGGGTTACCGCCCCGTTGCTCAGGGATAAAGAGACGGATCCGGCGGTGATAGTGGTCACGGAAGACGGGGAGCTGGTCCTGCCCCTCACCGGAGCCCACCTTGGAGGCGGGGCGAACCTGTCCCGAACCCTGGCGTCAAATCTGGGGGCCCATCTCGTATCCACGACCTCCACGGACAGGAAGAACGTCGCCGCTCCGGATCTGCTCTGCTCTCGATGGGGATGGAAACTCAAAGGAAGAAAGGCCCTGGTCCAGACGAACGGAGCCCTTCTGGACGGGCGGGAACTGCTTTTCTGGATCGACGAAGGAGAGGAGACTCCTCCGTTCCCGGAGGGATACCTCCCCTGCGAAAAGCCCGACGAGGCGGACGTACTGGTGTCGCCCCGAGCTCTTTCCCTCGGATCCCACCAGGTACAGCTGATACCCCCGTCGCTGGTGGCCGGTATGGGGTGCAGAAAGGGAGTGAACAGAGAGATCCTGAAGGAGGCTCTGCTGCGTCACCTCTCCGAACAGGGATATTCCATCGATTCCTTAGGCGAGATAAGGACCTCGACGGTCAAATCGAGTGAAAAGGGGCTCCTCTCTTTGGCGGAAGAGCTAGGAGTACCTTTGACCAAGCTGGAGGACGAGGAGATAAGATCGATCGAGGGGAATTTCTCCGCCTCCGCCGCCACGACCCATTTCGACCTGCCCGGAGTCGCGGAACCCTGCGCCGCCTCGGCGGGAAGGCTTATAGGCCCGAGATCGGCCGAGCGGGGGACCACCGTGGCACTGGGGCACCGTCCGGCCAAGATCAAGGGAAGACTCTATGTCGTGGGTACCGGCCCGGGGGATCGAAAGTACATGACGTTTCAGGCTAAGGAAGCGATAGACGACTCGGACGCCGTGGTAGGCTACCGGCTCTACGTCGACCAGCTACCGGAGGAATGGCTGAAGGGAAAGAAAGTGGAGAGATACGGAATGGGAGAGGAGGAGACCAGAGTGGCATCGGCCATGGCCCTGGCCAGGAAGGGACTTCGGGTATCCCTCGTATCGGGAGGGGATCCCATTCTTTTCGGCATGGCAGGGTTGGCCAGAAACATGGCGGAGGAACTGCCGGTCGAGGTTATACCGGGGCTGTCCGCCGCCCAGCTCGCCGGAGCCTCCGCAGGAGCCCCCTACTCCAACGGACTTATAATGCTCTCTTTGTCCGACTATCTACAGCCCTGGGAGTCTATAGAAAGAGCCCTGTCGGGAGCGGCATCCACGGGGCTCACCGTTGCCCTGTACAACCCTGTCAGAAGGGATCTGGACGTAAAACTCGAGGGAGTAAAGAAAGCCTACTCGACCAGAACAGGGCAAACCGTATGGCTCATGAGGGATGTAGGACGGCCCGGAGAGTCCGTAAAAGTGATGGACCTATCCGAGCTGACGTCCTCCGATATAGACATGAGAACGCTGCTTCTTCTTCCCGGCGAGGCTACCGTCGCCAGGAAGGGCTATCTGGTGGACACGAGAGGATACCACTCTGAAAGGAAGAAAAGGACATGACAAGAACCCTTATTGGGATAGGAGTCGGACCGGGGGATCCCGATCTCGTGACCTTGGGAGCTATAAAGGCGATAGAAAAGGCGGACCTGGCCCTCCTTCCTCTATCGAAAGAGGGAGGAAACAGCGTAGCCGGCGGAATAGTGAAGGAACACGTGGACCGCGACTGGGTTTCGTTGGTCTTCCCTATGAAGGGGCGAGAGGACGAGAGAGACGAGACCATACTGACCCAACTCGAGGAGATAAGGCCATTGTGGGAAAAAGCCGAGACCGTGGTCCTTCCGGTAATAGGCGATTCGACCCTCTACGCGACCGTGGCTTGGCTGTACGGACAGTGGAAGAAGCTGGACCCCGACATGAAACTTAAGCTTATACCGGGAATATCCGCCCACGGTCTGGCGGCTTCCAGAGCAGGTCGTTTTCTCGCCATGGGAGAGGAAAGGCTGTCGATACTTCCCGGAACGGCTTCCTTCTCCGATCTCCAGGAAAACCTCAGACATACCGACTGCGCCGCCATCTACAAACCTTCGGCGCTGGGAGAGGGACTTCGCCGGCTGGTGGAATCCACCGGACCATGGGACGAGATGGTCCGGATAGTCAAGGCAGGGCTTCCTGAAGAGGAGATATCGATAGGACAGGACGCCCTGTCCCCATGCGAAAACTACCTATCGATCCTTCTGCTGAGACGAAAGGGATCCGAGGCGACCTCTTTATGAGGCTCATCTGTCTCTCCGTCAACTACGAAAACAGCAAATTGGCCGACAGAGCGGGACTCTGGGAGGACGAAAAGACCCTGCGCTTAATGTTGGACGGAGGGCCGATCTCGGAGCTGCTCCCCATCCACACCTGCAACAGAACCGAACTCTACGGGGTTATCCCGGAAGGCAGTGAGATCCCTTCGGACTCAATTCCCTCCTGCGCCGATATATTGACGGGTAAAGACGTGGTGGAACATCTCCTGAGGGTCCTTCTCGGATTGGAGAGCATGGCATGCGGGGAGTCTTTCGTGGTATCCCAGGTCAAGAAGGAATACGATAGATATTCTCCCCTTTGCGGGAGGATACTGAACAGGCTATTTCAGAGATCCTTCAACCTGGCCGGGATACTCCGAACCGAGTATCATCCCGGAAGGGCTCCGTCCATACCCTGGCTTATGGCCCAAGCCATCAAGGACCATCCGGCCTGGCCCTCCCCCAGGATAGCCCTGATAGGAGCCGGCGACATGGGAACCGAGACGGCGAAGGTGCTAAAGGCGATGGGACTTCCCTTCTCCGTATCGAACAGAACAGAAAAAACCGGAAGATCCCTGGCGGAGGAGACCGGAGCCGACTGGCTATCCTGGGAGAGATGGAAGGATCTGACCGAGACCTCGGACGTGTTGATATTCGCTACGTCCTCCCCAGAACCGCTGCTCTCCGAGATAGAGGGGGAAAATCGTCCCTGGATAATCGACATGGGAGCGATTCCTCAGGTAAAGGTTCCGGAACTCAAGAGGATCTCGGTGGACGAACTCAGAGACCGGACCCTGGAGATTCTGGACGACTACCGTCGACATCTCGGCAAACTGGAGGAGGAGACGGAGGAGGCCGCTCAGGCTCTGTGGGCGGATCTGATAACCGTCAGGACCGATACCTACCGTCGGCTTGCCATGATGAGGGTGGGCCATATAGTCGATGAAAGGGCGGCTCGAACCGCTCAAAAAATCGGCGTCTCCGAGGAAGTTCTAAGACAGATGGCCTGGAGCGTCGCTAAGGGCATATTATCCCCGGTCCTGGAGATGAACGGCCCTCATTCGTCCAGGATATGGAGAGCTCTCTCGGAGGAGGAAAGATCGTGAACCGCAGATTTTCACTGATGGTATCGTTGGACTCCGGAGTGGGACCGATCCTGGTGGTAGGAGGCGGCTGCGTCGGTGAGAGAAAGGTAAGAACCATACTGAGCGCCGACTTTCCTGTCACATTGATATCCCCGACCGCGACGTCCGGGCTTCAGAGCCTGGCCTCCAAGGGGCTGATAAAGTGGCACGCCCGGGAGGTAACGGCGGATGATTTTCTATCCCATAGGCTGGCGGTGATCGCCCTTGCCAGGGAGGACACGGAAAAGATCCTTCCCATGGCATCGAAGGCGCGATGTCTGGTCGACTGCTGCGGCGCTGGCGAACTGGGAGACTGGTCTCTGGCGGCTCAGTTCCGTACCGAGACCAATCTCGTAGGAGTAGGCAGCTTCGGCAAGTCGCCGTCGGCATCGGCGGACCTGCGGATGAACATACAGAGTTGGATGGAGTCCGACAGGGAGAGACCTATACTTTTCAGCCGCAAGAGCGCCCTCGCCAGAGCTCAAACCATGGAGGCCGCCAGAGCCCTGGCTAAAACGGGACTGCCGGTGGAGATAAAGACCATGTCGACCTGCGGCGACGAAAAACAGGACTGTCATCTATCCGCCTTCGGAGGAAACGGAGCGTTCGTCAAATGTCTGGAGGAAGCGATCTTGGAGGGCAAGGGAGACGGAGCGGTTCACAGCCTCAAGGACGTTCCCTCCGTTCTGCCCGACGGACTGGAACTGGTGGCGGTACTTCCCAGGGCATCTACCTCGGACGCAATCGTCTCCAACCATAAAGGGGGGCTTGAGGGACTCCCGGCAGGGGCCGTGGTAGGGACCTCCAGTCTAAGGAGAAAAGCGCAGCTTGCGATCACCAGACCGGACCTCGACTACACCCTCATAAGGGGCAACGTCAACACCAGGCTGGCCAAACTCCAGGCGGGAGACGCGGACGCCATCGTCCTGGCCAAGGCGGGGCTCGACAGACTCGGGATATCGCCGGAGGGGACGACTACCCTCCCGTTTCTCCCCGCCCCGTGCCAAGGTATAATCGCCGTCGAGGCGCGAAGCGGTTCGAGACTGGCCGAGGAGTTCCGGGCGATAAACCATCGTCCGACCTGGCTGAT is a window of Dethiosulfovibrio faecalis DNA encoding:
- a CDS encoding precorrin-2 C(20)-methyltransferase, translating into MTRTLIGIGVGPGDPDLVTLGAIKAIEKADLALLPLSKEGGNSVAGGIVKEHVDRDWVSLVFPMKGREDERDETILTQLEEIRPLWEKAETVVLPVIGDSTLYATVAWLYGQWKKLDPDMKLKLIPGISAHGLAASRAGRFLAMGEERLSILPGTASFSDLQENLRHTDCAAIYKPSALGEGLRRLVESTGPWDEMVRIVKAGLPEEEISIGQDALSPCENYLSILLLRRKGSEATSL
- a CDS encoding precorrin-8X methylmutase; this encodes MTQRFMAPADIEAKSFRILQEKMGPFHGTEEELAIVTRVAHATADVDFGMSLYIHEGAIESGLSALRSGAPVITDVEMVRAGIRKDGLESMGGRVLTFLNDPEVAEMARDTANATRSQMAMRKALPHMEGAIVAIGNAPTALFEIIDRIKAKEASPALVIGMPIGFVGAAESHQELIELDYPSITAPGPKGGSPVAAAIVNALIKLALRP
- a CDS encoding NAD(P)-binding domain-containing protein translates to MRLICLSVNYENSKLADRAGLWEDEKTLRLMLDGGPISELLPIHTCNRTELYGVIPEGSEIPSDSIPSCADILTGKDVVEHLLRVLLGLESMACGESFVVSQVKKEYDRYSPLCGRILNRLFQRSFNLAGILRTEYHPGRAPSIPWLMAQAIKDHPAWPSPRIALIGAGDMGTETAKVLKAMGLPFSVSNRTEKTGRSLAEETGADWLSWERWKDLTETSDVLIFATSSPEPLLSEIEGENRPWIIDMGAIPQVKVPELKRISVDELRDRTLEILDDYRRHLGKLEEETEEAAQALWADLITVRTDTYRRLAMMRVGHIVDERAARTAQKIGVSEEVLRQMAWSVAKGILSPVLEMNGPHSSRIWRALSEEERS
- the hemC gene encoding hydroxymethylbilane synthase, which codes for MNRRFSLMVSLDSGVGPILVVGGGCVGERKVRTILSADFPVTLISPTATSGLQSLASKGLIKWHAREVTADDFLSHRLAVIALAREDTEKILPMASKARCLVDCCGAGELGDWSLAAQFRTETNLVGVGSFGKSPSASADLRMNIQSWMESDRERPILFSRKSALARAQTMEAARALAKTGLPVEIKTMSTCGDEKQDCHLSAFGGNGAFVKCLEEAILEGKGDGAVHSLKDVPSVLPDGLELVAVLPRASTSDAIVSNHKGGLEGLPAGAVVGTSSLRRKAQLAITRPDLDYTLIRGNVNTRLAKLQAGDADAIVLAKAGLDRLGISPEGTTTLPFLPAPCQGIIAVEARSGSRLAEEFRAINHRPTWLMALAERELLKTLQVGCHVPFAALSEWVDGELRLRAQTLSYDGRHIEFEGSLAVRSDDDARDLGRDVALSIKASAEAISMLEEKP
- the cbiD gene encoding cobalt-precorrin-5B (C(1))-methyltransferase CbiD, translated to MTARFESLGSVGGLRRGFTSGTSVQAAAKAAAYMAVTGETTDTVAVELPNGMEFEVPVEDATIGEGWASCCVIKRSGDDPDVTDGHRFCCTVRISDLPGVTIIGGKGVGKVTKEGLPIPPGEPAINPTPRKMILRDLSALTPDGKGLEVTVSIPDGEDLAKKTWNPRLGIEGGISVIGTTGIVEPKSTAAWEASIDVYVRVAAKEVEKGPLFLPLGYIGEKLLKERFDIPAEKIVKTGDKVGYTLERCIAEGIEKTLIVGHIGKLTKLAAGIFDTNYRSGDGRLETVAAWAGASGASQSVIREILDLKLAEAAVPIIIREGLEETFSHISRRSQERLTEFLKGEMEIATALTDLEGTILSTWPEDVMEGKSWKKFTS
- a CDS encoding bifunctional cobalt-precorrin-7 (C(5))-methyltransferase/cobalt-precorrin-6B (C(15))-methyltransferase — protein: MIGPFTDDSFIREPSIPLTKAPIRAIVTSLLQPLHGSVLGEVGTGSGGITAELARQVGPGKVFSLDPSERALDLASRNLSKMGLTDRVTLICGKAPEDLTSFPPLDGLTIGGHGGRLTSIIRAGLSKLKENGRIIVTANMPSTADEALKALESLSIEPSMWQLAPSEGRRTKAGWMLKALNPTFIVWGDRKGNCL
- a CDS encoding cobalamin biosynthesis protein; translated protein: MNITVFAISARGKSVGKRCAEALNGKLITPRRDELKASLSEIWHGSDAVVMIGSTGVAVRVTAPLLRDKETDPAVIVVTEDGELVLPLTGAHLGGGANLSRTLASNLGAHLVSTTSTDRKNVAAPDLLCSRWGWKLKGRKALVQTNGALLDGRELLFWIDEGEETPPFPEGYLPCEKPDEADVLVSPRALSLGSHQVQLIPPSLVAGMGCRKGVNREILKEALLRHLSEQGYSIDSLGEIRTSTVKSSEKGLLSLAEELGVPLTKLEDEEIRSIEGNFSASAATTHFDLPGVAEPCAASAGRLIGPRSAERGTTVALGHRPAKIKGRLYVVGTGPGDRKYMTFQAKEAIDDSDAVVGYRLYVDQLPEEWLKGKKVERYGMGEEETRVASAMALARKGLRVSLVSGGDPILFGMAGLARNMAEELPVEVIPGLSAAQLAGASAGAPYSNGLIMLSLSDYLQPWESIERALSGAASTGLTVALYNPVRRDLDVKLEGVKKAYSTRTGQTVWLMRDVGRPGESVKVMDLSELTSSDIDMRTLLLLPGEATVARKGYLVDTRGYHSERKKRT
- the cbiE gene encoding precorrin-6y C5,15-methyltransferase (decarboxylating) subunit CbiE, with amino-acid sequence MEKIHIVGVGPGSRDYLLPIALKVIEGSNTLLGSPRLLEMFSDMADKKTVALSGSPSEALEIILKRGRNERMAVLVSGDPCFFSLGSSLAASLPEDQYEIIPGLSSVSLAFSRLGISWQDGTFVSVHGRPLESLNELQKETGPIAILTGGLNNPMEVASKLLKIGASDRKCWTMSNLGTDDERVESTKLSDLSEEDRASWPSLTLVLLEPLS
- the cobM gene encoding precorrin-4 C(11)-methyltransferase, which translates into the protein MIENAKTVNFVGAGPGAPDLITVRGSELLKTADLVVYAGSLVNPEILEICRDDCTIMDSASMSLEEQVSAMAVSAETGSSVVRLHTGDPSLYGAVAEQKRLLEERGIEVRFVPGVSSLQATAAALGIQYTVPGETQTLICTRRGGRTPVPERESLDKLAAHGSTIVLFLTAGQVKEATDELIEGGLDPETPAACVYRASWDDEIILRSDLSWLAEAMRERGIDHQALIVIGKCLDPGETSSLLYDSGFSHRFREGSL